Proteins found in one Campylobacter concisus genomic segment:
- the accA gene encoding acetyl-CoA carboxylase carboxyl transferase subunit alpha has protein sequence MSNYLDFEKSIKQIDEDIANAKIRGDEHAVEILNKNLSKEISKIYKNLNEYQRLQLARHPDRPYSIDYINAFLIDGYEIHGDRAFRDDPAIVCYIGYIGGKKTVVIGEQKGRGTKNKLRRNFGMPHPEGYRKALRVAKMAEKFNLPILFLVDTPGAYPGVGAEERGQSEAIARNLFEFANLKTPIIAVVIGEGGSGGALAIGVADRLAMMKNSVFSVISPEGCAAILWNDPAKQEQATKSMKITADDLKSLSLIDAVIDEPINGAHRDKDGAAKALANYFISELAELEKLDVNDLVAKRIEKILSIGAFEE, from the coding sequence ATGTCAAATTATTTAGATTTTGAAAAAAGCATAAAACAAATTGATGAAGATATAGCAAATGCTAAGATCAGAGGCGATGAACATGCTGTTGAAATTTTAAATAAGAATTTATCCAAAGAGATATCAAAAATATATAAAAATTTAAACGAATATCAACGTTTGCAGCTTGCTCGTCATCCAGATAGACCATATTCTATTGATTATATTAATGCGTTTTTGATTGATGGATATGAGATTCATGGAGATAGGGCATTTAGAGATGATCCAGCAATAGTTTGCTACATCGGCTATATCGGAGGTAAAAAGACTGTCGTTATAGGCGAGCAAAAGGGCCGTGGCACTAAAAATAAATTAAGAAGAAATTTTGGTATGCCTCATCCTGAGGGTTATCGCAAAGCTCTTAGAGTTGCAAAAATGGCTGAGAAATTTAATCTACCTATTTTATTTCTCGTAGACACTCCAGGCGCATATCCAGGTGTTGGAGCTGAAGAGCGAGGACAAAGTGAAGCCATAGCTAGAAATTTGTTTGAGTTTGCAAATTTAAAAACTCCAATAATTGCTGTTGTCATAGGCGAAGGTGGAAGTGGTGGCGCTTTAGCTATTGGTGTGGCTGATAGACTTGCCATGATGAAAAATTCTGTATTTTCAGTTATATCACCAGAAGGCTGTGCAGCAATACTTTGGAATGATCCAGCTAAACAAGAACAAGCTACAAAATCTATGAAGATAACAGCTGATGATTTAAAAAGTCTATCACTGATTGATGCTGTTATAGATGAGCCGATAAATGGAGCTCATAGAGATAAAGATGGTGCTGCAAAAGCACTTGCAAATTATTTTATCTCAGAGCTAGCTGAGCTTGAAAAGCTTGATGTAAATGATCTTGTAGCAAAAAGAATAGAAAAAATTCTCTCTATCGGAGCATTTGAAGAATAA
- a CDS encoding riboflavin synthase, translating to MFNGLIREIAQVVSYSQNILRLKANFRPNLGDSIAVNGACLSVIKLHEDGFSVELSAESRANIAVENLKERVHIEPAMRLGDRVDGHLMQGHIDFIGKISNIKKNENGIDFYIDLPRDAMSLMSNKGSVGVEGVSLTINEILPKGIRLTIIPITFRDSLFGTFKVGRRVNIESDLLARYVARQLFCKQDSGLSWDDVERISSLY from the coding sequence ATGTTTAATGGCTTGATTCGTGAGATCGCACAGGTTGTTAGTTATTCACAAAATATTTTAAGGCTAAAGGCAAATTTTCGTCCAAATTTAGGCGATAGCATTGCTGTAAATGGTGCTTGCCTGAGCGTAATAAAACTGCATGAAGATGGCTTTAGTGTGGAGCTAAGCGCAGAGAGTAGGGCAAATATCGCGGTTGAAAATTTAAAAGAAAGAGTGCATATCGAGCCAGCGATGAGGCTAGGAGACCGAGTAGATGGGCATTTAATGCAAGGACATATCGATTTTATCGGTAAAATTTCAAATATCAAAAAGAATGAGAACGGGATTGATTTCTATATCGACCTGCCGCGCGATGCTATGAGCTTGATGTCAAATAAAGGCTCGGTGGGCGTCGAGGGAGTGAGTCTAACTATAAATGAAATTTTGCCAAAGGGTATAAGGCTCACAATCATACCAATCACATTTAGAGATAGCCTTTTTGGCACTTTTAAGGTTGGCAGGCGCGTAAATATCGAAAGTGATCTTTTGGCTAGATATGTAGCTAGGCAGCTTTTTTGCAAGCAAGATAGTGGCCTTAGCTGGGACGATGTTGAGCGAATTTCTAGCCTTTACTAG
- a CDS encoding DUF4198 domain-containing protein — protein MQIGKILTAIMLTGAFYMAQAHMFWVDGANDEKLGKFIANMGYSDDFPKLEPIMAERVHLFAPITVISKDGNKKKLIQSGENYRYDGERLDKGTYILLAQQNPMYSLKKRSDGKWLIDKTKLDLKDLSDIQICRLMTITSKRVLNLGETNDFVTKPIGVKIEIAPLQNPADFRVDKPFKLQVFADGKPLERAKLTGTFAGFLDHKHAFYGMTDEQGITEVLALRPGFWVFEVIYERPYPDATKCDKETLKTTLSFEIKE, from the coding sequence ATGCAAATAGGTAAAATTTTGACTGCCATTATGTTAACAGGAGCCTTTTATATGGCGCAAGCACACATGTTTTGGGTAGATGGAGCTAATGATGAAAAACTAGGAAAATTTATCGCAAACATGGGTTATAGCGACGATTTTCCAAAGCTAGAGCCTATTATGGCCGAACGTGTCCATCTTTTTGCGCCAATTACTGTAATAAGTAAAGATGGTAACAAAAAGAAGCTTATACAAAGTGGCGAGAACTACCGCTACGATGGCGAAAGATTAGACAAAGGCACATATATCTTACTAGCACAGCAAAATCCTATGTATTCGCTTAAAAAGCGTAGTGATGGCAAGTGGTTAATAGACAAAACTAAGCTTGATCTAAAGGATCTAAGCGATATACAGATTTGCCGGCTGATGACGATAACATCTAAAAGAGTCTTAAATTTAGGTGAAACAAACGACTTCGTAACTAAACCTATTGGAGTTAAAATCGAGATCGCACCGCTACAAAACCCAGCGGATTTTAGAGTGGATAAGCCTTTTAAATTGCAGGTTTTTGCTGATGGAAAGCCGCTAGAGCGAGCCAAACTAACTGGTACTTTTGCTGGATTTTTAGACCATAAGCACGCATTTTACGGTATGACAGATGAGCAAGGCATCACTGAAGTGTTAGCTCTAAGGCCAGGTTTTTGGGTATTTGAGGTGATTTATGAAAGACCTTATCCAGATGCTACGAAGTGTGACAAAGAGACGTTAAAAACGACACTTAGTTTTGAGATAAAAGAATAA
- the dut gene encoding dUTPase — translation MNERTIILEMLKMQQSLNDETNGLGWENGYTNKNKLISWKRCIYMECAELIDSFAWKHWKSIDAKTDEQNLRIEVVDIWHFIMSLALQIYKSKQLGDIETLADDICQSSGFSEFCKEPLRIEDESIYEIMNDVEMLIHECSGFDYDIFDILKIYFSMSLKCGVNLYSLYECYIAKNVLNRFRQNNGYKEGSYKKNWNGREDNEVMSKILSNGVSKIGEIYAALEHEYKKVK, via the coding sequence ATGAATGAAAGAACGATTATTTTAGAGATGTTAAAGATGCAGCAAAGCCTAAATGATGAGACAAATGGGCTTGGCTGGGAAAATGGTTATACTAATAAAAATAAATTAATCAGCTGGAAGCGCTGCATATATATGGAATGTGCTGAACTGATTGATAGCTTTGCTTGGAAGCACTGGAAGAGCATCGATGCTAAGACTGATGAGCAAAATTTACGCATAGAAGTTGTTGATATCTGGCACTTTATAATGAGTCTAGCTTTGCAAATTTATAAATCAAAACAGCTTGGAGATATAGAAACTTTAGCCGATGATATTTGCCAATCAAGCGGTTTTAGTGAGTTTTGCAAAGAGCCATTAAGGATCGAAGACGAGAGCATTTATGAGATAATGAATGACGTTGAAATGCTCATACATGAGTGCAGCGGATTTGACTACGATATATTTGATATTTTAAAAATTTACTTCTCTATGTCTTTAAAATGTGGAGTAAATTTGTACTCGCTTTACGAATGCTATATCGCCAAAAACGTGCTAAATCGCTTCCGCCAAAACAACGGCTATAAAGAGGGAAGCTACAAGAAAAACTGGAATGGACGCGAAGACAATGAAGTGATGAGCAAAATTTTGTCAAATGGCGTTAGCAAGATAGGTGAAATTTATGCCGCACTTGAGCATGAATATAAAAAGGTAAAATGA
- a CDS encoding ATP/GTP-binding protein yields MQTNFYSQGSYNNMSFSMKTSSGDEISFSMYDNKSLEFSSQKNGTSSQRSLTLTHEYGYEFLYKGNGIDEQDMKEIEEAMKQIRPQVDEFMKNVKEGDKIAGSSQSISNLSNKIKQMLPDTKDLNHKNFINDNMLKMFDELLAKNDANKNLLSATKRLFDTLLDESNKLSYYA; encoded by the coding sequence ATGCAAACAAATTTTTACTCTCAAGGAAGCTACAACAACATGAGCTTTTCGATGAAAACTAGCTCAGGCGATGAGATAAGCTTTTCAATGTATGACAACAAAAGTTTGGAGTTTTCAAGCCAAAAAAATGGCACTTCAAGCCAAAGAAGTCTAACTCTAACCCACGAATACGGCTATGAGTTTTTATATAAAGGAAACGGCATAGACGAGCAAGATATGAAAGAGATCGAAGAGGCGATGAAGCAAATTCGCCCACAGGTTGATGAATTTATGAAAAACGTCAAAGAGGGCGACAAGATCGCTGGTAGTAGCCAAAGCATAAGTAATCTTTCAAACAAGATCAAGCAGATGCTGCCTGACACAAAAGATCTAAATCACAAAAATTTCATAAATGACAATATGCTAAAGATGTTTGACGAGCTTCTAGCTAAAAATGATGCAAATAAAAATCTGCTAAGTGCCACAAAAAGGCTATTTGATACTTTGCTTGATGAGAGCAACAAGCTATCTTACTACGCTTAA
- the acpP gene encoding acyl carrier protein, giving the protein MAVFEDVRDVVVEQLSVDPQAVKLESKIIEDLGADSLDVVELVMALEEKFEVEIPDSEAEKLISIQDVVNYIEKLGK; this is encoded by the coding sequence ATGGCAGTATTTGAAGACGTAAGAGACGTAGTTGTAGAGCAACTAAGTGTAGATCCACAAGCGGTAAAACTAGAGTCTAAAATCATCGAAGATTTAGGCGCTGACTCACTTGACGTTGTAGAGCTAGTTATGGCTTTAGAAGAGAAATTTGAAGTAGAAATTCCTGATAGTGAAGCAGAGAAATTAATAAGCATTCAAGACGTTGTAAATTATATAGAAAAACTAGGTAAATAA
- the rpsB gene encoding 30S ribosomal protein S2, with protein sequence MVTMRDLLECGVHFGHQTRRWNPKMKKFIFGERKGIYIIDLQKTIRYFRYTYNIVRDAAAEGKSVLFVGTKKQAIDAIKEYAEKCGMPYVNHRWLGGMMTNFGTIRQSIRKLEVIETMEEDGSINLLTKKEALMLRRKKEKLIATLGGIRNMKSLPDMIFVVDTVKEKIAVQEANRLKIPVVAPIDTNCDPDVVDYPIPGNDDAIRSVQLFCQEMAEAINEGKSLLEQDGGEQAAGEEVSQDEKDAVIAEAMSEEDFGEDEE encoded by the coding sequence ATGGTAACTATGAGAGATTTATTAGAGTGTGGCGTACATTTTGGTCACCAAACACGCCGCTGGAACCCAAAGATGAAAAAATTTATCTTTGGCGAGAGAAAAGGTATCTATATTATAGATCTACAAAAGACTATCCGCTACTTCCGCTACACTTACAACATTGTTCGTGACGCAGCTGCTGAAGGCAAGTCAGTGCTATTTGTAGGCACTAAAAAACAAGCTATCGACGCTATAAAAGAGTATGCTGAAAAATGTGGAATGCCTTATGTAAATCACCGCTGGTTAGGTGGTATGATGACAAACTTCGGTACTATCCGCCAGTCTATCCGCAAACTAGAAGTCATCGAAACTATGGAAGAAGATGGTTCGATAAATTTACTAACTAAAAAAGAGGCATTGATGCTTCGCCGCAAAAAAGAGAAACTTATCGCGACTCTTGGCGGTATCCGCAATATGAAAAGCCTACCTGATATGATATTTGTTGTTGATACAGTTAAAGAAAAGATCGCTGTTCAAGAGGCTAATCGTTTAAAAATTCCGGTTGTAGCACCGATCGATACAAACTGCGATCCTGACGTTGTTGATTATCCAATCCCAGGAAACGACGATGCGATCCGCTCTGTTCAGCTTTTCTGCCAAGAGATGGCTGAAGCGATCAACGAAGGTAAATCACTTCTTGAGCAAGATGGTGGCGAGCAAGCTGCTGGCGAAGAAGTAAGCCAAGATGAGAAAGACGCAGTAATAGCTGAGGCTATGAGCGAAGAAGACTTTGGCGAGGACGAAGAGTAA
- a CDS encoding CbrC family protein: protein MNKFQEKYITLSKKYYKNNDNASSIEALYQFKEELENCDDICAKYVLVDVYQLLSMRKSAYDLLLKIHDKSDKKQLKALGYLVQFIDENDKWALPRPKSRDQILTQKDKAITLPKFIYHPNPLKTGAFKDDMNIVCECCGKDTEVYYSGSIYCEQDISYLCPTCISSGKAAKKFDATFVQDADKLSTSDAKKDDELFRRTPGYESWQGEHWIVCCDDYCEFLGDIGTRELEEMGIADEVFEDYAKRAEYDDKMLREHLVKAGDIAGYLFRCLHCKKYHIYVDAC, encoded by the coding sequence ATGAATAAATTTCAAGAAAAATACATCACTCTTTCAAAAAAATATTATAAAAATAATGACAATGCTTCTAGTATTGAGGCACTCTATCAGTTTAAAGAAGAGTTGGAAAATTGTGATGACATTTGCGCAAAGTATGTTTTAGTCGATGTTTATCAGCTTTTATCTATGAGAAAGAGTGCTTACGACTTACTTTTAAAAATACATGACAAAAGTGATAAAAAGCAGCTAAAGGCACTTGGCTATCTAGTGCAATTCATTGACGAAAATGATAAATGGGCGCTGCCTCGCCCAAAAAGTAGAGATCAAATTTTGACTCAAAAAGATAAAGCTATCACGTTACCAAAATTTATCTACCATCCCAATCCTTTAAAAACTGGCGCATTTAAAGATGATATGAACATAGTGTGTGAGTGTTGTGGCAAAGATACTGAAGTTTATTATAGCGGTAGCATTTATTGCGAGCAGGATATTTCGTATCTTTGTCCTACTTGTATTTCTAGTGGTAAGGCTGCTAAGAAATTTGACGCAACATTTGTGCAAGATGCTGATAAACTATCTACAAGTGATGCTAAAAAGGATGACGAACTCTTTAGAAGAACCCCGGGCTACGAGAGCTGGCAGGGCGAGCATTGGATAGTTTGTTGTGATGATTATTGCGAATTTTTAGGTGACATTGGTACAAGAGAGCTTGAAGAAATGGGCATAGCAGACGAGGTCTTTGAGGACTATGCAAAAAGAGCCGAATATGACGATAAAATGCTACGCGAACATCTTGTTAAAGCTGGCGATATTGCCGGATATTTGTTTCGTTGTCTGCATTGTAAGAAGTATCATATATACGTTGATGCTTGTTAA
- a CDS encoding L-arabinose ABC transporter translates to MCCFGTRIFLLMLITVLSFGFARLYPVLPVVGYYLILANLLAILMFSLFFKGLLPSFVKVNAIHYFSLIGGFLGAFLTMFVFKKVAKDKFTLIELIIFTLWMLIIAVVIFKFQAILDIFRGI, encoded by the coding sequence ATGTGTTGTTTTGGGACTAGGATCTTTTTGCTTATGCTTATCACTGTTTTAAGCTTTGGCTTTGCTAGGCTCTACCCAGTTTTACCAGTCGTTGGCTACTACTTGATACTTGCAAATTTGCTTGCCATTTTGATGTTTTCACTATTTTTTAAAGGGCTTTTGCCAAGCTTTGTAAAAGTAAATGCAATCCACTATTTTTCGCTAATAGGTGGCTTTTTGGGAGCTTTTTTAACGATGTTTGTTTTTAAAAAAGTTGCAAAAGATAAATTTACTTTAATAGAGCTTATTATTTTTACGCTTTGGATGCTAATAATCGCCGTAGTCATCTTTAAATTTCAAGCCATTCTTGATATTTTTAGAGGAATTTAG
- a CDS encoding acetyltransferase, producing the protein MPYENFKSKNPLVLKITTNARKFGVETLQNEEFVSILLNVKKLEISSEQRQAMAEIFAKLIKIEEDSQLSK; encoded by the coding sequence ATGCCTTACGAAAACTTTAAATCAAAAAATCCTCTTGTGCTAAAAATCACTACAAACGCAAGAAAATTTGGCGTAGAAACGCTACAAAACGAGGAGTTTGTAAGTATTCTTTTAAATGTTAAGAAGCTTGAAATTTCATCCGAACAAAGGCAAGCAATGGCAGAAATTTTTGCTAAGTTAATAAAAATCGAAGAAGACTCACAATTAAGTAAATAA
- a CDS encoding YwqG family protein — translation MTIKCYANILLKLAILPDICFVVCIVRSIIYTLMLVKEENMDIAKISKGCKERGLDELFKLLSPLARNAIRIDVQAKNDDDIAVGASKFGGSPDLPDGLSWPSNENGALSFVAQINFAEASKFDIDSLLPKSGMLYLFYDRNLRVWGYDPTDKNGFAVIFSDVNDGPLSRRRAESLEGENFTFNARLLSFENEINLPNLQSSIVPFSKISEAEWEAYHEVIEPSWQAKENKLLGHSDNVQDGMELECELVANGLSCGDGSAYHHPRIAEFEKNVAQWQLLLQIDSDDEGDMDWDGEGRIYLWIKRDDLVARDFSKTWLILQTS, via the coding sequence ATGACGATAAAATGCTACGCGAACATCTTGTTAAAGCTGGCGATATTGCCGGATATTTGTTTCGTTGTCTGCATTGTAAGAAGTATCATATATACGTTGATGCTTGTTAAAGAGGAAAATATGGATATTGCAAAAATTTCTAAAGGTTGTAAAGAACGTGGGCTGGATGAACTTTTTAAACTTTTATCGCCACTAGCAAGAAATGCCATAAGGATAGATGTGCAAGCTAAAAATGACGATGATATCGCTGTTGGAGCGTCTAAATTTGGCGGCTCGCCAGATCTGCCAGATGGTTTATCATGGCCTTCAAATGAAAATGGCGCTTTGAGTTTTGTGGCACAGATAAATTTTGCTGAAGCTAGCAAATTTGACATTGACTCACTACTGCCAAAAAGCGGAATGCTCTATCTCTTTTATGATAGAAATTTGCGTGTTTGGGGCTATGATCCTACTGATAAAAATGGCTTTGCAGTGATCTTTTCTGATGTAAATGATGGGCCACTTTCTCGTAGGAGAGCGGAGAGTTTAGAGGGAGAAAATTTCACATTTAATGCGCGCTTGCTTAGCTTTGAAAATGAGATAAATTTGCCAAATTTACAAAGCTCGATTGTGCCATTTAGTAAAATTAGTGAAGCTGAGTGGGAGGCTTATCATGAGGTTATTGAGCCAAGCTGGCAGGCTAAAGAAAATAAGCTCCTTGGGCACTCCGATAATGTCCAAGATGGCATGGAGCTAGAGTGTGAGCTGGTTGCAAATGGACTTAGCTGTGGTGATGGTAGCGCCTATCACCACCCAAGAATAGCGGAATTTGAGAAAAATGTTGCCCAGTGGCAGCTGCTTTTGCAGATAGATAGTGATGATGAGGGCGATATGGACTGGGACGGAGAGGGCAGAATTTATCTGTGGATAAAGAGGGATGATCTGGTAGCACGCGATTTTAGCAAGACGTGGCTAATTTTACAGACAAGTTAA
- a CDS encoding EI24 domain-containing protein produces MINLLRLGFKDFFTAKFIVLSILPLCLSIFSLAWLTVWGGGEIFDLLSDSAKNENFTFLEANSALSFIAIKILSFSATKWIVSILFYILSTFLTIIVSIVIALVVAGFLTPVVTKEINKRHYNYVLKSEVSTARVLKVMMIEIMKFLGILLVCLPLLFVPFVNFFIINVPFFYIYYKLLLIDIGSNALDSDKFELALLEGGGIKFVAFTFLFYLISLVPLVGLFFQLYFVIVLSHLFYQREALVKI; encoded by the coding sequence ATGATAAACCTTCTTCGTCTAGGTTTTAAAGATTTTTTTACAGCCAAATTTATAGTGCTATCCATCTTGCCACTTTGTCTTAGCATTTTTAGTCTTGCGTGGCTTACGGTCTGGGGCGGCGGTGAGATATTTGACCTTTTAAGTGATAGTGCTAAAAACGAAAATTTTACCTTTTTAGAGGCAAACTCGGCGCTCTCTTTTATCGCTATTAAAATTTTAAGCTTTAGCGCCACAAAATGGATAGTTAGCATACTTTTTTATATTCTGAGCACCTTTTTAACGATCATTGTTAGCATCGTGATCGCTCTAGTCGTAGCTGGCTTTTTAACTCCAGTTGTTACTAAAGAGATAAACAAAAGACACTATAACTACGTGCTTAAAAGCGAGGTTAGCACGGCTAGAGTGCTAAAGGTGATGATGATTGAGATCATGAAATTTCTTGGGATATTGCTCGTTTGCCTACCGCTTTTGTTTGTGCCATTTGTAAATTTTTTCATCATTAATGTGCCGTTTTTTTATATCTATTACAAGCTTTTACTAATAGACATTGGCTCAAATGCGCTTGATAGTGATAAATTCGAGCTTGCTTTGCTTGAGGGTGGTGGGATAAAATTTGTAGCTTTTACGTTTTTGTTTTATCTCATCTCGCTTGTGCCGCTTGTTGGGCTATTTTTTCAGCTTTATTTTGTGATAGTTTTGTCGCACCTCTTTTATCAAAGAGAGGCACTAGTTAAAATTTAG
- a CDS encoding beta-ketoacyl-ACP synthase II, which produces MKRVVVTGIGMINALGLDKESSFKAICEGKTGVKEITSFDVSDFPVKIAAEITDFDPNSILDGKEVKKVDRFIQLGIKASNEAMADANFKEFDAHKFGVSSAAGIGGLPNIEKNSITYFEKGVKRISPFFIPSALVNMLGGIVSINHGLKGPNLSSVTACAASTHAISQAAKCIMIGQATNMLVIGAESTICGVGIGGFAAMKALSTRNDEPSKASRPFDANRDGFVMGEGAGALVLEEYESAIARGAKIYAEVVGFGESGDAHHITSPTLEGPLSAMKQALDMAKGVKIDYVNAHGTSTPVNDKNETAALKAVFGDKCPPVSSTKGQTGHCLGGAGAIEAVISIMAMRDGIIPPTINYEAPDPECDLDYVPNKARKADIKAVMSNSFGFGGTNGVVIFKKLD; this is translated from the coding sequence TTGAAACGAGTCGTTGTAACTGGTATAGGCATGATAAACGCACTTGGTCTTGATAAAGAGAGTTCTTTTAAGGCTATTTGTGAGGGTAAAACAGGTGTGAAAGAGATCACAAGCTTTGATGTAAGTGACTTTCCTGTTAAAATTGCTGCCGAAATAACTGATTTTGATCCAAATAGCATTTTAGACGGCAAAGAGGTGAAAAAAGTAGATCGTTTCATACAGCTTGGCATAAAAGCATCTAATGAAGCTATGGCTGATGCAAATTTTAAAGAGTTTGATGCTCATAAATTTGGCGTTAGTTCAGCAGCTGGTATAGGCGGTTTGCCAAATATTGAGAAAAACTCAATTACATACTTTGAAAAAGGCGTAAAGAGAATTTCGCCATTTTTTATTCCATCGGCACTTGTAAATATGCTAGGTGGCATAGTTTCTATAAATCACGGGCTTAAGGGTCCAAATTTATCTAGTGTAACGGCATGTGCAGCAAGCACTCATGCGATATCGCAAGCTGCAAAGTGTATAATGATCGGTCAAGCTACAAATATGCTAGTTATCGGTGCTGAGTCTACTATTTGTGGTGTAGGCATAGGTGGCTTTGCAGCAATGAAAGCTCTCTCAACTAGAAATGATGAACCAAGTAAGGCGTCAAGGCCATTTGATGCAAATCGCGATGGTTTCGTAATGGGTGAAGGAGCTGGTGCGCTTGTACTTGAAGAGTATGAGTCAGCTATTGCAAGAGGTGCTAAAATTTATGCTGAAGTAGTTGGATTTGGCGAGAGTGGAGATGCTCATCATATCACGTCACCAACACTTGAAGGTCCATTAAGTGCGATGAAACAAGCACTTGATATGGCAAAAGGTGTAAAGATAGATTATGTAAATGCGCACGGTACTTCAACACCTGTAAATGATAAGAATGAGACTGCGGCACTAAAAGCAGTTTTTGGTGATAAATGTCCACCAGTTAGCTCAACAAAAGGTCAAACCGGACACTGTCTAGGTGGTGCTGGTGCGATCGAGGCTGTTATATCTATAATGGCAATGAGAGACGGAATTATCCCTCCAACAATAAACTACGAAGCTCCTGATCCAGAGTGCGATCTAGACTACGTTCCAAATAAAGCTAGAAAAGCTGATATAAAAGCTGTTATGAGCAACTCATTTGGCTTTGGTGGAACAAACGGCGTCGTAATATTTAAAAAGTTGGATTAA
- the pgeF gene encoding peptidoglycan editing factor PgeF, producing MRENLEIVFDKNGVLAGFTNRFGGVSEGTFESLNLADHVGDDPLKVAQNREILATALGIMPVNLKFMSQIHSNKVEILQHFNDDLPPCDGVITSLKGVALCVLVADCAPVLIIDEHLGVVAAVHAGRAGVTSKICTNAVGLMTSEFGCRASNLRVFIGANIKVQNYEVGKLDLGEFNRYKNDGKFDINAALLDEFAKLGVEQISLDPRCTFERDELFSYRKQSRTGRFCGFVMNRATSINTKK from the coding sequence ATGCGTGAAAATTTAGAGATCGTCTTTGATAAAAATGGCGTATTAGCTGGCTTTACAAATAGATTTGGCGGTGTGAGTGAGGGCACTTTTGAGAGCTTAAATTTAGCAGATCATGTTGGCGATGATCCGCTAAAGGTCGCACAAAATCGTGAAATTTTAGCAACGGCGCTTGGCATTATGCCTGTTAATTTAAAATTTATGAGCCAAATCCACTCAAATAAAGTGGAAATTTTGCAACATTTTAACGATGATCTACCTCCGTGTGATGGTGTGATAACATCATTAAAAGGCGTGGCGCTTTGCGTCTTAGTCGCTGACTGTGCACCTGTTTTGATAATAGATGAACATCTTGGCGTAGTCGCAGCTGTGCATGCGGGACGCGCAGGTGTTACTAGTAAAATTTGCACAAATGCAGTGGGGCTGATGACGAGTGAGTTTGGTTGTCGCGCTAGTAATTTACGCGTATTTATAGGCGCAAATATCAAAGTGCAAAACTACGAAGTAGGCAAGCTAGATCTTGGTGAATTTAATCGATACAAAAATGATGGAAAATTTGATATAAACGCAGCTTTATTAGACGAATTTGCTAAGCTTGGAGTAGAGCAAATATCGCTAGATCCTCGTTGCACTTTTGAGAGAGATGAATTATTCTCATACCGCAAACAGAGTAGGACCGGGCGTTTTTGCGGATTTGTGATGAATAGAGCCACATCGATAAATACTAAAAAATAA
- the fabG gene encoding 3-oxoacyl-ACP reductase FabG, translating into MKFSGKNVLITGASRGIGAQIAKTLANMGLKVWINYRSKPEIADALQAEIEQNGGKAAVIKFDATDEDEFIKGINLIVDSDGELSYLVNNAGITNDKLALRMKTSEFTDVINANLTSAFIGCREALKVMSKKRFGAVVNVASIVGEMGNAGQVNYSASKGGLIAMSKSFAKEGASRNIRFNSVTPGFIETDMTHGLSDEVKKTYSDNIPLKRFGSASEVAEAVAFLLSDHASYVTGETLKINGGLYM; encoded by the coding sequence ATGAAATTTAGCGGAAAAAACGTGCTAATAACAGGTGCAAGCAGAGGTATTGGCGCACAGATCGCAAAGACGCTTGCAAATATGGGCTTAAAAGTGTGGATAAATTACCGTTCAAAACCTGAGATAGCAGACGCCTTGCAGGCTGAGATCGAGCAAAATGGCGGCAAGGCTGCAGTGATAAAATTTGACGCAACTGACGAAGATGAGTTTATAAAAGGTATAAATTTGATAGTCGATAGCGACGGCGAGCTAAGCTACCTTGTAAATAACGCTGGTATCACAAATGACAAGCTAGCGCTTCGCATGAAAACTAGCGAATTTACAGATGTGATAAATGCAAATTTAACTTCAGCTTTCATAGGATGTAGAGAGGCTTTAAAAGTGATGAGCAAAAAGCGCTTTGGAGCGGTCGTAAATGTCGCATCTATCGTTGGCGAGATGGGAAATGCAGGACAGGTAAACTATTCAGCCAGCAAGGGCGGACTGATCGCTATGAGTAAGAGCTTTGCAAAAGAGGGCGCAAGCAGAAATATCCGCTTTAACAGCGTAACCCCAGGCTTTATCGAGACTGATATGACGCATGGGCTAAGTGATGAGGTGAAAAAAACTTATAGTGATAACATCCCGCTAAAACGTTTTGGTAGCGCTAGCGAGGTGGCTGAGGCAGTGGCGTTTTTACTAAGTGATCACGCAAGCTATGTAACTGGCGAGACGCTTAAAATAAACGGCGGACTTTATATGTAG